A DNA window from Vanessa tameamea isolate UH-Manoa-2023 chromosome 24, ilVanTame1 primary haplotype, whole genome shotgun sequence contains the following coding sequences:
- the LOC113398074 gene encoding protein O-GlcNAcase isoform X2: protein MSESSPDELNSKRKDFICGVVEGFYGRPWTTEQRKDLFQKLKKWGLDMYVYAPKDDYKHRAYWRELYTVEEAEHLTSLISEAKSHGITFCYALSPGLDITYSSQKEITTLKRKLEQVSQFGCTCFSLLFDDIEPEMSEADKQIFQSFAHAQVSVTNEIYQHLGCPRFLLCPTQYCSTRAVPTVNSSEYLNTLGTKLSQEIDIMWTGPKVISKTLTTECIEEITQVLRRPPVIWDNLHANDYDQKRIFLGPYCGRSPELIPLLRGVLSNPNCEYNANMIPIWTLAHWARCSLDAPAHMEAVSWDIKLERESEQGVCEDEVPLTLGKHVYHHRQALRQAINEWLPEFSIPKAAQGPIIKPQPPVIIPIIPILPSVNTCMSLVTGTTSSTTTTSISDLSSIPTVNTSQLQALADVCSATPDRPILSTGVSPIETFNPIPNSVMNSLVSPTKVILNESIPNPIIPIASSNISLPTEIPVSTLPVPIMGLKTIEHEKIETDQTMADKLDLNESVSNDSVLETTSFIEEMKKDKDDDDTIIVDDVEPAIEQQQNGDMSIGDTPQTLSPSRTCAEPLDVDPPSAADPDVVMNDQLSENGSMQVEPSNSPLSADMMVEPVESAEVADELCEDAGLEENALTADDLMLLCDLFYLPFEHGSRGLRLMHDFHWLTAHAASILPKNKTEAGGAATGEWRRRLRRFSWWAARVRRVARRVGAAANRELHAELRPYLWDLCAVLALLQAFLRWLELGKFPPNIATNSQGSYTWFSKGWREAFESGAQEPWVFRGGLTADLRRLLPVECAGDALRPHCAPTGLPLTVRPFMLADEEAVCTICHKTCRDGSDCSDLFPSDLQTLPADRLVAPFLTLTPELCMVIEDDGYMEGDSSEVDGDDPDAEKLDMKINNVKPEIVGYACAALNSKEFYKKQEVAWIPEMCIKYPMELLERDDLSPAAKECVRHFHEFSAQERAPESVSAAHPALLTCCVLRARSDPHAAARLLTCLLAALRAHGVNGVHACINATDHYLQQFYGKLGFVEMSRSNGRVFLARAF from the exons ATCTCTGAAGCCAAGTCCCATGGAATAACATTCTGCTATGCTCTGTCACCGGGACTGGATATAACATATAGCAGTCAGAAAGAGATAACAACTTTGAAGAGGAAATTAGAACAA GTGTCACAGTTTGGTTGCACATGTTTTTCCCTTCTCTTTGACGACATTGAACCGGAAATGAGTGAAGCTGATAAACAGATATTTCAAAGCTTTGCACATGCCCAG GTGTCAGTCACCAATGAAATTTATCAGCATCTCGGCTGTCCACGATTCCTTCTGTGTCCCACACAGTACTGTTCAACTCGAGCTGTTCCCACAGTCAACAGCTCGGAGTATCTCAACACTCTAGGCACAAAACTTTCCCAGGAGATTGATATTATGTGGACtg gCCCCAAAGTAATATCGAAAACTTTGACAACAGAATGTATTGAAGAAATAACACAGGTGCTCAGACGACCCCCAGTCATTTGGGACAACCTGCATGCTAATGATTATGATCAGAAAAGGATTTTCTTGG GACCGTATTGCGGTCGTTCACCAGAACTGATTCCATTGCTCCGTGGGGTTCTATCCAATCCTAACTGTGAATACAATGCCAATATGATACCAATTTGGACTCTGGCCCATTGGGCTCGATGCAGCCTTGACGCACCTGCACATA tgGAAGCGGTATCTTGGGATATTAAATTAGAGCGGGAAAGTGAACAAGGCGTGTGTGAAGATGAAGTGCCTCTGACCCTTGGCAAACATGTTTATCATCATAGACAGGCACTCCG acaaGCAATCAATGAATGGTTGCCAGAATTTTCCATACCTAAAGCGGCACAAGGTCCCATTATTAAACCACAACCACCTGTAATAA TACCGATCATTCCGATTTTACCATCCGTGAACACATGCATGTCACTGGTGACGGGTACCACCAGTAGCACCACCACCACCAGCATCTCCGATCTGTCGTCCATCCCCACCGTCAACACAAGCCAGCTGCAGGCGCTGGCCGACGTGTGCTCCGCCACGCCCGACCGCCCCATCCTCTCCACCGGA GTGTCGCCTATAGAAACGTTCAATCCCATACCGAATTCGGTGATGAATTCGTTAGTGTCACCgactaaagtaattttaaacgaGTCGATACCGAACCCAATAATACCGATCGCGAGCTCCAACATTTCGCTACCAACCGAGATACCAGTGTCGACCCTACCGGTCCCCATTATGGGCTTGAAAACAATCGAACACGAGAAAATCGAGACCGATCAAACGATGGCGGATAAACTTGATTTGAACGAATCGGTGTCGAACGACAGCGTGCTGGAGACCACGAGTTTCATCGAGGAGATGAAGAAAGACAAGGACGACGACGACACGATTATCGTCGACGACGTGGAGCCGGCGATAGAGCAGCAGCAGAACGGTGATATGAGCATTGGAG ACACTCCCCAAACGCTGAGCCCGTCGCGCACGTGCGCCGAGCCGCTGGACGTGGACCCGCCCTCCGCCGCCGACCCCGACGTCGTCATGAACGACCAGCTCAGTGAG AATGGCTCCATGCAAGTGGAACCTAGTAACAGTCCACTGAGTGCTGATATGATGGTTGAACCTGTTGAATCAGCTGAAGTTGCAGACGA ATTATGTGAGGATGCTGGATTAGAAGAAAACGCGTTAACTGCGGACGACTTAATGCTTCTGTGTGATCTGTTCTACTTGCCTTTCGAGCACGGCTCCAGGGGCTTGAGGCTGATGCACGATTTCCACTGGCTCACGGCGCACGCTGCCAGCATACTGCCAAAGAATAAGACTGAG gcgggcggcgcggcgacGGGCGAGTGGCGGCGGCGGCTGCGGCGCTTCTCGTGGTGGGCGGCGCGCGTGCGGCGCGTGGCGCGGCGCGTGGGCGCGGCCGCCAACCGCGAGCTGCACGCCGAGCTGCGCCCCTACCTGTGGGACCTGTGCGCCGTGCTGGCGCTGCTGCAGGCCTTCTTGCGCTGGCTCG AACTGGGAAAATTCCCTCCTAACATAGCGACAAACTCTCAGGGCAGCTATACGT GGTTCTCAAAAGGCTGGCGTGAAGCCTTCGAGAGTGGGGCCCAGGAACCTTGGGTTTTCCGCGGGGGCCTCACTGCGGATCTTAGACGACTGCTACCAGTGGAATGTGCCGGGGATGCTCTGAGACCTCATTGCGCACCTACGGGTCTACCGCTCACTGTGAGACCGTTTATGCTCGCTGATGAAGAGGCG gTATGCACAATATGTCATAAAACTTGTCGGGATGGATCTGACTGTAGTGATTTATTCCCAAGTGATCTTCAAACTCTACCAGCTGATag actgGTAGCACCATTTTTAACATTGACACCGGAGCTATGCATGGTTATAGAAGATGATGGCTATATGGAAGGGGACAGTTCCGAAGTGGACGGAGATGACCCTGATGCGGAAAAGCTGGATATGAAGATAAATA atGTCAAACCAGAAATCGTCGGCTATGCATGTGCGGCACTAAATAGCAAAGAGTTCTACAAGAAGCAGGAAGTAGCGTGGATACCCGAAATGTGCATCAAGTATCCCATGGAACTGCTGGAAAGGGACGACCTGAGTCCCGCTGCTAAG GAGTGCGTGCGGCACTTCCACGAGTTCAGCGCGCAGGAGCGCGCGCCGGAGAGCGTGTCGGCGGCGCACCCCGCGCTGCTCACGTGCTGCGTGCTGCGCGCGCGCTCCGACCCGCACGCCGCCGCGCGCCTGCTCACGTGCCTGCTGGCCGCGCTGCGCGCGCACG GCGTAAACGGCGTCCACGCGTGTATAAACGCAACCGATCACTATCTGCAGCAGTTCTACGGCAAGCTCGGTTTCGTGGAAATGTCGCGGAGCAACGGTCGCGTGTTCCTGGCGCGCGCCTTCTAG
- the LOC113398074 gene encoding protein O-GlcNAcase isoform X3 — protein sequence MSESSPDELNSKRKDFICGVVEGFYGRPWTTEQRKDLFQKLKKWGLDMYVYAPKDDYKHRAYWRELYTVEEAEHLTSLISEAKSHGITFCYALSPGLDITYSSQKEITTLKRKLEQVSQFGCTCFSLLFDDIEPEMSEADKQIFQSFAHAQVSVTNEIYQHLGCPRFLLCPTQYCSTRAVPTVNSSEYLNTLGTKLSQEIDIMWTGPKVISKTLTTECIEEITQVLRRPPVIWDNLHANDYDQKRIFLGPYCGRSPELIPLLRGVLSNPNCEYNANMIPIWTLAHWARCSLDAPAHMEAVSWDIKLERESEQGVCEDEVPLTLGKHVYHHRQALRQAINEWLPEFSIPKAAQGPIIKPQPPVIMPPVPIIPILPSVNTCMSLVTGTTSSTTTTSISDLSSIPTVNTSQLQALADVCSATPDRPILSTGVSPIETFNPIPNSVMNSLVSPTKVILNESIPNPIIPIASSNISLPTEIPVSTLPVPIMGLKTIEHEKIETDQTMADKLDLNESVSNDSVLETTSFIEEMKKDKDDDDTIIVDDVEPAIEQQQNGDMSIGDTPQTLSPSRTCAEPLDVDPPSAADPDVVMNDQLSENGSMQVEPSNSPLSADMMVEPVESAEVADELCEDAGLEENALTADDLMLLCDLFYLPFEHGSRGLRLMHDFHWLTAHAASILPKNKTEAGGAATGEWRRRLRRFSWWAARVRRVARRVGAAANRELHAELRPYLWDLCAVLALLQAFLRWLELGKFPPNIATNSQGSYTCWREAFESGAQEPWVFRGGLTADLRRLLPVECAGDALRPHCAPTGLPLTVRPFMLADEEAVCTICHKTCRDGSDCSDLFPSDLQTLPADRLVAPFLTLTPELCMVIEDDGYMEGDSSEVDGDDPDAEKLDMKINNVKPEIVGYACAALNSKEFYKKQEVAWIPEMCIKYPMELLERDDLSPAAKECVRHFHEFSAQERAPESVSAAHPALLTCCVLRARSDPHAAARLLTCLLAALRAHGVNGVHACINATDHYLQQFYGKLGFVEMSRSNGRVFLARAF from the exons ATCTCTGAAGCCAAGTCCCATGGAATAACATTCTGCTATGCTCTGTCACCGGGACTGGATATAACATATAGCAGTCAGAAAGAGATAACAACTTTGAAGAGGAAATTAGAACAA GTGTCACAGTTTGGTTGCACATGTTTTTCCCTTCTCTTTGACGACATTGAACCGGAAATGAGTGAAGCTGATAAACAGATATTTCAAAGCTTTGCACATGCCCAG GTGTCAGTCACCAATGAAATTTATCAGCATCTCGGCTGTCCACGATTCCTTCTGTGTCCCACACAGTACTGTTCAACTCGAGCTGTTCCCACAGTCAACAGCTCGGAGTATCTCAACACTCTAGGCACAAAACTTTCCCAGGAGATTGATATTATGTGGACtg gCCCCAAAGTAATATCGAAAACTTTGACAACAGAATGTATTGAAGAAATAACACAGGTGCTCAGACGACCCCCAGTCATTTGGGACAACCTGCATGCTAATGATTATGATCAGAAAAGGATTTTCTTGG GACCGTATTGCGGTCGTTCACCAGAACTGATTCCATTGCTCCGTGGGGTTCTATCCAATCCTAACTGTGAATACAATGCCAATATGATACCAATTTGGACTCTGGCCCATTGGGCTCGATGCAGCCTTGACGCACCTGCACATA tgGAAGCGGTATCTTGGGATATTAAATTAGAGCGGGAAAGTGAACAAGGCGTGTGTGAAGATGAAGTGCCTCTGACCCTTGGCAAACATGTTTATCATCATAGACAGGCACTCCG acaaGCAATCAATGAATGGTTGCCAGAATTTTCCATACCTAAAGCGGCACAAGGTCCCATTATTAAACCACAACCACCTGTAATAA tgcCACCAGTACCGATCATTCCGATTTTACCATCCGTGAACACATGCATGTCACTGGTGACGGGTACCACCAGTAGCACCACCACCACCAGCATCTCCGATCTGTCGTCCATCCCCACCGTCAACACAAGCCAGCTGCAGGCGCTGGCCGACGTGTGCTCCGCCACGCCCGACCGCCCCATCCTCTCCACCGGA GTGTCGCCTATAGAAACGTTCAATCCCATACCGAATTCGGTGATGAATTCGTTAGTGTCACCgactaaagtaattttaaacgaGTCGATACCGAACCCAATAATACCGATCGCGAGCTCCAACATTTCGCTACCAACCGAGATACCAGTGTCGACCCTACCGGTCCCCATTATGGGCTTGAAAACAATCGAACACGAGAAAATCGAGACCGATCAAACGATGGCGGATAAACTTGATTTGAACGAATCGGTGTCGAACGACAGCGTGCTGGAGACCACGAGTTTCATCGAGGAGATGAAGAAAGACAAGGACGACGACGACACGATTATCGTCGACGACGTGGAGCCGGCGATAGAGCAGCAGCAGAACGGTGATATGAGCATTGGAG ACACTCCCCAAACGCTGAGCCCGTCGCGCACGTGCGCCGAGCCGCTGGACGTGGACCCGCCCTCCGCCGCCGACCCCGACGTCGTCATGAACGACCAGCTCAGTGAG AATGGCTCCATGCAAGTGGAACCTAGTAACAGTCCACTGAGTGCTGATATGATGGTTGAACCTGTTGAATCAGCTGAAGTTGCAGACGA ATTATGTGAGGATGCTGGATTAGAAGAAAACGCGTTAACTGCGGACGACTTAATGCTTCTGTGTGATCTGTTCTACTTGCCTTTCGAGCACGGCTCCAGGGGCTTGAGGCTGATGCACGATTTCCACTGGCTCACGGCGCACGCTGCCAGCATACTGCCAAAGAATAAGACTGAG gcgggcggcgcggcgacGGGCGAGTGGCGGCGGCGGCTGCGGCGCTTCTCGTGGTGGGCGGCGCGCGTGCGGCGCGTGGCGCGGCGCGTGGGCGCGGCCGCCAACCGCGAGCTGCACGCCGAGCTGCGCCCCTACCTGTGGGACCTGTGCGCCGTGCTGGCGCTGCTGCAGGCCTTCTTGCGCTGGCTCG AACTGGGAAAATTCCCTCCTAACATAGCGACAAACTCTCAGGGCAGCTATACGT GCTGGCGTGAAGCCTTCGAGAGTGGGGCCCAGGAACCTTGGGTTTTCCGCGGGGGCCTCACTGCGGATCTTAGACGACTGCTACCAGTGGAATGTGCCGGGGATGCTCTGAGACCTCATTGCGCACCTACGGGTCTACCGCTCACTGTGAGACCGTTTATGCTCGCTGATGAAGAGGCG gTATGCACAATATGTCATAAAACTTGTCGGGATGGATCTGACTGTAGTGATTTATTCCCAAGTGATCTTCAAACTCTACCAGCTGATag actgGTAGCACCATTTTTAACATTGACACCGGAGCTATGCATGGTTATAGAAGATGATGGCTATATGGAAGGGGACAGTTCCGAAGTGGACGGAGATGACCCTGATGCGGAAAAGCTGGATATGAAGATAAATA atGTCAAACCAGAAATCGTCGGCTATGCATGTGCGGCACTAAATAGCAAAGAGTTCTACAAGAAGCAGGAAGTAGCGTGGATACCCGAAATGTGCATCAAGTATCCCATGGAACTGCTGGAAAGGGACGACCTGAGTCCCGCTGCTAAG GAGTGCGTGCGGCACTTCCACGAGTTCAGCGCGCAGGAGCGCGCGCCGGAGAGCGTGTCGGCGGCGCACCCCGCGCTGCTCACGTGCTGCGTGCTGCGCGCGCGCTCCGACCCGCACGCCGCCGCGCGCCTGCTCACGTGCCTGCTGGCCGCGCTGCGCGCGCACG GCGTAAACGGCGTCCACGCGTGTATAAACGCAACCGATCACTATCTGCAGCAGTTCTACGGCAAGCTCGGTTTCGTGGAAATGTCGCGGAGCAACGGTCGCGTGTTCCTGGCGCGCGCCTTCTAG
- the LOC113398074 gene encoding protein O-GlcNAcase isoform X1, producing MSESSPDELNSKRKDFICGVVEGFYGRPWTTEQRKDLFQKLKKWGLDMYVYAPKDDYKHRAYWRELYTVEEAEHLTSLISEAKSHGITFCYALSPGLDITYSSQKEITTLKRKLEQVSQFGCTCFSLLFDDIEPEMSEADKQIFQSFAHAQVSVTNEIYQHLGCPRFLLCPTQYCSTRAVPTVNSSEYLNTLGTKLSQEIDIMWTGPKVISKTLTTECIEEITQVLRRPPVIWDNLHANDYDQKRIFLGPYCGRSPELIPLLRGVLSNPNCEYNANMIPIWTLAHWARCSLDAPAHMEAVSWDIKLERESEQGVCEDEVPLTLGKHVYHHRQALRQAINEWLPEFSIPKAAQGPIIKPQPPVIMPPVPIIPILPSVNTCMSLVTGTTSSTTTTSISDLSSIPTVNTSQLQALADVCSATPDRPILSTGVSPIETFNPIPNSVMNSLVSPTKVILNESIPNPIIPIASSNISLPTEIPVSTLPVPIMGLKTIEHEKIETDQTMADKLDLNESVSNDSVLETTSFIEEMKKDKDDDDTIIVDDVEPAIEQQQNGDMSIGDTPQTLSPSRTCAEPLDVDPPSAADPDVVMNDQLSENGSMQVEPSNSPLSADMMVEPVESAEVADELCEDAGLEENALTADDLMLLCDLFYLPFEHGSRGLRLMHDFHWLTAHAASILPKNKTEAGGAATGEWRRRLRRFSWWAARVRRVARRVGAAANRELHAELRPYLWDLCAVLALLQAFLRWLELGKFPPNIATNSQGSYTWFSKGWREAFESGAQEPWVFRGGLTADLRRLLPVECAGDALRPHCAPTGLPLTVRPFMLADEEAVCTICHKTCRDGSDCSDLFPSDLQTLPADRLVAPFLTLTPELCMVIEDDGYMEGDSSEVDGDDPDAEKLDMKINNVKPEIVGYACAALNSKEFYKKQEVAWIPEMCIKYPMELLERDDLSPAAKECVRHFHEFSAQERAPESVSAAHPALLTCCVLRARSDPHAAARLLTCLLAALRAHGVNGVHACINATDHYLQQFYGKLGFVEMSRSNGRVFLARAF from the exons ATCTCTGAAGCCAAGTCCCATGGAATAACATTCTGCTATGCTCTGTCACCGGGACTGGATATAACATATAGCAGTCAGAAAGAGATAACAACTTTGAAGAGGAAATTAGAACAA GTGTCACAGTTTGGTTGCACATGTTTTTCCCTTCTCTTTGACGACATTGAACCGGAAATGAGTGAAGCTGATAAACAGATATTTCAAAGCTTTGCACATGCCCAG GTGTCAGTCACCAATGAAATTTATCAGCATCTCGGCTGTCCACGATTCCTTCTGTGTCCCACACAGTACTGTTCAACTCGAGCTGTTCCCACAGTCAACAGCTCGGAGTATCTCAACACTCTAGGCACAAAACTTTCCCAGGAGATTGATATTATGTGGACtg gCCCCAAAGTAATATCGAAAACTTTGACAACAGAATGTATTGAAGAAATAACACAGGTGCTCAGACGACCCCCAGTCATTTGGGACAACCTGCATGCTAATGATTATGATCAGAAAAGGATTTTCTTGG GACCGTATTGCGGTCGTTCACCAGAACTGATTCCATTGCTCCGTGGGGTTCTATCCAATCCTAACTGTGAATACAATGCCAATATGATACCAATTTGGACTCTGGCCCATTGGGCTCGATGCAGCCTTGACGCACCTGCACATA tgGAAGCGGTATCTTGGGATATTAAATTAGAGCGGGAAAGTGAACAAGGCGTGTGTGAAGATGAAGTGCCTCTGACCCTTGGCAAACATGTTTATCATCATAGACAGGCACTCCG acaaGCAATCAATGAATGGTTGCCAGAATTTTCCATACCTAAAGCGGCACAAGGTCCCATTATTAAACCACAACCACCTGTAATAA tgcCACCAGTACCGATCATTCCGATTTTACCATCCGTGAACACATGCATGTCACTGGTGACGGGTACCACCAGTAGCACCACCACCACCAGCATCTCCGATCTGTCGTCCATCCCCACCGTCAACACAAGCCAGCTGCAGGCGCTGGCCGACGTGTGCTCCGCCACGCCCGACCGCCCCATCCTCTCCACCGGA GTGTCGCCTATAGAAACGTTCAATCCCATACCGAATTCGGTGATGAATTCGTTAGTGTCACCgactaaagtaattttaaacgaGTCGATACCGAACCCAATAATACCGATCGCGAGCTCCAACATTTCGCTACCAACCGAGATACCAGTGTCGACCCTACCGGTCCCCATTATGGGCTTGAAAACAATCGAACACGAGAAAATCGAGACCGATCAAACGATGGCGGATAAACTTGATTTGAACGAATCGGTGTCGAACGACAGCGTGCTGGAGACCACGAGTTTCATCGAGGAGATGAAGAAAGACAAGGACGACGACGACACGATTATCGTCGACGACGTGGAGCCGGCGATAGAGCAGCAGCAGAACGGTGATATGAGCATTGGAG ACACTCCCCAAACGCTGAGCCCGTCGCGCACGTGCGCCGAGCCGCTGGACGTGGACCCGCCCTCCGCCGCCGACCCCGACGTCGTCATGAACGACCAGCTCAGTGAG AATGGCTCCATGCAAGTGGAACCTAGTAACAGTCCACTGAGTGCTGATATGATGGTTGAACCTGTTGAATCAGCTGAAGTTGCAGACGA ATTATGTGAGGATGCTGGATTAGAAGAAAACGCGTTAACTGCGGACGACTTAATGCTTCTGTGTGATCTGTTCTACTTGCCTTTCGAGCACGGCTCCAGGGGCTTGAGGCTGATGCACGATTTCCACTGGCTCACGGCGCACGCTGCCAGCATACTGCCAAAGAATAAGACTGAG gcgggcggcgcggcgacGGGCGAGTGGCGGCGGCGGCTGCGGCGCTTCTCGTGGTGGGCGGCGCGCGTGCGGCGCGTGGCGCGGCGCGTGGGCGCGGCCGCCAACCGCGAGCTGCACGCCGAGCTGCGCCCCTACCTGTGGGACCTGTGCGCCGTGCTGGCGCTGCTGCAGGCCTTCTTGCGCTGGCTCG AACTGGGAAAATTCCCTCCTAACATAGCGACAAACTCTCAGGGCAGCTATACGT GGTTCTCAAAAGGCTGGCGTGAAGCCTTCGAGAGTGGGGCCCAGGAACCTTGGGTTTTCCGCGGGGGCCTCACTGCGGATCTTAGACGACTGCTACCAGTGGAATGTGCCGGGGATGCTCTGAGACCTCATTGCGCACCTACGGGTCTACCGCTCACTGTGAGACCGTTTATGCTCGCTGATGAAGAGGCG gTATGCACAATATGTCATAAAACTTGTCGGGATGGATCTGACTGTAGTGATTTATTCCCAAGTGATCTTCAAACTCTACCAGCTGATag actgGTAGCACCATTTTTAACATTGACACCGGAGCTATGCATGGTTATAGAAGATGATGGCTATATGGAAGGGGACAGTTCCGAAGTGGACGGAGATGACCCTGATGCGGAAAAGCTGGATATGAAGATAAATA atGTCAAACCAGAAATCGTCGGCTATGCATGTGCGGCACTAAATAGCAAAGAGTTCTACAAGAAGCAGGAAGTAGCGTGGATACCCGAAATGTGCATCAAGTATCCCATGGAACTGCTGGAAAGGGACGACCTGAGTCCCGCTGCTAAG GAGTGCGTGCGGCACTTCCACGAGTTCAGCGCGCAGGAGCGCGCGCCGGAGAGCGTGTCGGCGGCGCACCCCGCGCTGCTCACGTGCTGCGTGCTGCGCGCGCGCTCCGACCCGCACGCCGCCGCGCGCCTGCTCACGTGCCTGCTGGCCGCGCTGCGCGCGCACG GCGTAAACGGCGTCCACGCGTGTATAAACGCAACCGATCACTATCTGCAGCAGTTCTACGGCAAGCTCGGTTTCGTGGAAATGTCGCGGAGCAACGGTCGCGTGTTCCTGGCGCGCGCCTTCTAG